A genomic stretch from Streptomyces sp. QL37 includes:
- a CDS encoding ABC transporter ATP-binding protein: protein MPSPNDHRTDPRDSPGGAGAAALAPAVAVREVTHRYGRGADAVTALGPLSLDIPAGEFLVLVGPSGSGKSTLLRLIAGFEHASQGDVTVHGRTPEPGRQAGVVFQQPRLFPWRTVGENISLALRYAGVPRAERSSRVEELLERVGLAGTARRRTWQISGGQQQRVAIARALAGGKDLLLLDEPFAALDALTRERLQEDLRTVSARTGITSVFVTHSVDEAVFLGTRAVVLSAGPGKVALDVPIPLPRTGDDDPDGLRGLPGYAALRAEIGAAVRDAAR from the coding sequence ATGCCGTCTCCGAATGACCACCGGACCGACCCCCGGGACAGCCCCGGGGGAGCCGGTGCGGCGGCCCTCGCACCCGCCGTGGCCGTGCGCGAGGTGACCCACCGCTACGGTCGCGGCGCTGACGCCGTGACGGCCCTCGGCCCGCTGTCGCTCGACATCCCGGCCGGGGAGTTCCTGGTGCTCGTCGGTCCGTCCGGGAGCGGGAAGAGCACGTTGCTGCGGCTGATCGCCGGCTTCGAGCACGCCTCCCAGGGCGACGTCACCGTGCACGGCCGGACGCCCGAACCCGGACGTCAGGCGGGAGTCGTCTTCCAGCAGCCGAGGCTGTTCCCCTGGCGCACCGTCGGCGAGAACATCTCCCTGGCGCTGCGCTACGCCGGAGTCCCCCGGGCCGAACGGTCCTCACGTGTCGAGGAGTTGCTGGAGCGGGTCGGGCTGGCCGGCACCGCTCGGCGCAGGACCTGGCAGATATCGGGGGGCCAGCAGCAGCGGGTCGCCATCGCACGGGCGCTGGCCGGCGGCAAGGATCTGCTGCTGCTGGACGAGCCGTTCGCCGCCCTGGACGCGCTCACCCGTGAGCGGCTCCAGGAGGATCTGCGCACGGTGAGCGCCCGTACGGGCATCACCTCGGTCTTCGTCACGCACAGCGTGGACGAGGCCGTCTTCCTCGGCACCCGTGCGGTCGTCCTGAGCGCCGGGCCGGGCAAGGTCGCACTGGACGTCCCGATCCCCCTGCCCCGCACCGGGGACGACGATCCGGACGGGCTGCGGGGGCTGCCCGGGTACGCCGCGTTGCGCGCCGAGATCGGAGCGGCGGTACGCGACGCGGCCCGCTGA
- a CDS encoding ABC transporter substrate-binding protein, with product MPGTRGPRRTSTLVAALGALVVVTACGGGGDGGGDDQGGGRTIRIGYQAFPSGDLIVKEKGLLEKALPDHTIKWIKFDSGATINTAFVAGSVDLAAIGSSPVARGLSAPLNIPYKVTWVLDVAGDNEALVARDGSGIKGVEDLAGRKVATPFSSTSHYSLLAALDKAGVDASKVDLLDLEPQDIVAAWSRGDIDAAYVWLPTLDELGKTGKTLLTSRELAASGKPTLDLGVASTAFIEKQPEVIAAWRKAQAQALDLIHDDPSAAAEAVGKQLGTSPREAAAQLKQGIFLKPAEQADDKWLGRPGQVGDLAQNLRSAAEFLAGQKQIPAAPELSELEKAVYVEGLSDAVSE from the coding sequence CGCGGCCCGCGCCGCACCTCCACGCTCGTCGCGGCTCTGGGAGCACTCGTCGTCGTCACCGCCTGCGGTGGCGGCGGTGACGGAGGCGGTGACGACCAGGGCGGCGGCAGAACGATACGGATCGGCTACCAGGCCTTCCCCAGCGGTGACTTGATCGTGAAGGAGAAGGGCCTGTTGGAGAAGGCCCTTCCGGACCACACGATCAAGTGGATCAAATTCGACTCCGGCGCGACCATCAACACGGCCTTCGTCGCGGGCTCGGTCGATCTGGCCGCGATCGGCTCCAGTCCGGTGGCGCGCGGTCTGTCAGCGCCGCTGAACATCCCGTACAAGGTCACCTGGGTGCTGGATGTCGCCGGTGACAACGAGGCGTTGGTGGCCCGTGACGGCTCCGGTATCAAGGGCGTCGAGGATCTCGCGGGCCGGAAGGTCGCCACACCCTTCAGCTCCACCTCCCACTACAGCCTGCTCGCCGCGCTCGACAAGGCGGGCGTGGACGCGTCGAAGGTCGATCTGCTCGACCTCGAACCCCAGGACATCGTCGCGGCCTGGTCCCGCGGGGACATCGACGCCGCCTACGTCTGGCTCCCGACGCTCGACGAGCTCGGGAAGACCGGCAAGACCCTGCTCACCAGCCGGGAACTGGCCGCGTCGGGCAAGCCCACGCTCGACCTGGGGGTGGCCTCCACCGCCTTCATCGAGAAGCAGCCCGAGGTCATCGCCGCCTGGCGCAAGGCCCAGGCACAGGCGCTGGACCTGATCCATGACGACCCGTCGGCAGCCGCCGAGGCCGTGGGCAAGCAGCTCGGGACCAGTCCCCGGGAGGCCGCCGCCCAGCTGAAGCAGGGCATCTTCCTCAAGCCGGCCGAACAGGCCGACGACAAGTGGCTCGGCCGCCCGGGCCAGGTCGGCGACCTGGCGCAGAACCTGCGGAGCGCGGCGGAGTTCCTGGCCGGGCAGAAGCAGATTCCGGCCGCACCCGAGCTCTCCGAACTGGAGAAGGCCGTGTACGTCGAGGGGCTCAGCGATGCCGTCTCCGAATGA
- a CDS encoding TauD/TfdA family dioxygenase, whose protein sequence is MSLTASIGSVAALRTSRLPPDGLYEGPRELRRLAPGQPDRPYTLFDVVPLGPVIGAEIGGVDLTRPLAPAVREELDRALLEWKVLFFRGQHPSSAEQRAFARNWGELETNPLLAAGDDPEVARFDRSSAPSFENVWHTDVTFRERPALGAVLHLREVPPYGGDTMWADMAAAYDNLPPEVRARLEGARAVHDFVPGFARFTPEERLVRFQDRFPPVEHPVVRTHPATGRRMLFVNTSFTTRIVGWDQEESDRMLRLLFQQAHVPEYQVRFTWRAGDVAFWDNRATQHYAVNDYAPHRRVAERVAVAGDRPR, encoded by the coding sequence ATGTCCCTCACCGCGTCCATCGGTTCCGTCGCCGCGCTGCGCACCTCCCGGCTGCCCCCGGACGGGCTTTACGAAGGCCCCCGCGAGCTGCGCAGGCTGGCACCGGGGCAGCCCGACCGGCCCTATACGCTGTTCGACGTCGTTCCGCTCGGCCCGGTGATCGGGGCCGAGATCGGCGGTGTCGACCTGACCCGTCCGCTCGCACCCGCCGTGCGTGAGGAGCTCGACCGGGCTCTGCTGGAGTGGAAGGTGCTCTTCTTCCGCGGGCAGCACCCCAGCTCGGCCGAGCAGCGGGCCTTCGCCCGCAACTGGGGCGAGCTGGAGACCAATCCGCTGCTGGCGGCCGGGGACGATCCGGAGGTGGCGCGGTTCGACCGCTCGTCCGCGCCGAGCTTCGAGAACGTCTGGCACACCGATGTGACGTTCCGCGAGCGGCCCGCGCTCGGGGCGGTCCTCCACCTGCGCGAGGTGCCTCCGTACGGCGGCGACACGATGTGGGCCGACATGGCCGCCGCGTACGACAACCTTCCACCGGAGGTGAGGGCCCGCCTGGAGGGGGCGCGGGCGGTGCACGACTTCGTGCCGGGATTCGCGCGGTTCACCCCCGAGGAGCGGCTGGTCCGCTTCCAGGACCGCTTTCCGCCAGTCGAGCACCCCGTGGTGCGGACGCACCCGGCCACCGGGCGCCGGATGCTCTTCGTCAACACCTCCTTCACCACCCGGATCGTGGGCTGGGACCAGGAGGAGAGCGACCGGATGCTGCGGCTGCTGTTCCAGCAGGCGCACGTGCCGGAGTACCAGGTGCGCTTCACCTGGCGGGCGGGGGACGTCGCGTTCTGGGACAACCGGGCGACGCAGCACTACGCGGTGAACGACTACGCCCCGCACCGCAGGGTGGCCGAACGTGTCGCCGTCGCCGGGGACCGCCCGCGCTGA